In the genome of Hyphomicrobium sp. ghe19, the window TAGCGAGACGAGCGCGAGAATCTTTTTCATCTTCCCCTCCGTTTCCCCGATCGATAGTGCGAGACGCGCCTGGTGGCAACGCCTCCGGATGCCGAGCCCCCATGCATCCTTTGAAAACCGGGTGGCGCGTGTTTGTGAAACTGCGGGTTCGGCGGCGAATCGTGCGCGCGCGACGATTATCTGGGTCTGGCCCAAATCGCAGGCGAGTCCGCCGTGTAACACTTGCCTTGGCAACTCTCCTCCGGGGACCCAAAAAGAGGGCGAAACGGCGAGAGCGCTGAAGACGACCATGGCCGACACGTGCCAGCATGGCTTTGGTCTGAACTTCTGTTGCTGATGCGGAAGGTGAGCCTATGGGAAAACTGGTTCTGCTGAGTGGCGAGCGCGCAAAGAAAGAGCTGGAAGAAAAGCAGCGAATTATCGCCGGATTGAAGGAGCTTTTAGCTCGCGCCGAAGGCGGCGATCTCAAAGCGATTTGCTACGCAAGCGTGGACACTGATGGCCAGAACGTCACGCTTGGAATTCTGCAGGACGACAAAACGGGCCTGCACGAGCTGATCGGCCTATCGCAAATGTTGAGCGACGCCATTCTGCAAAGCGCGCGCGATTAAGCCTGCGGGCCGGCAGACGCGCATACCCTGGGGCAGATGCGCGGGATTCGTCCTCTTTTGGGGCGCTCATTCGAGCCCCCGAAACCGTGCGCACAAATTACCTCCCTCTCCGCTGAGCGATCAATAGTCGCCGGCAATCATTGTGCTCAACCATGCCGTTTGCATCGGCACGTCATTTGGAGAGAGAGACCGTGAAGACAATCGCAATCGCTTTCGCAGTTTGCGCAGCCATCGCAAGCAGCGCGGTGGCAGCTTCCGTCGGCGTGATCCCGCAAAAGGACAATTCCATCGTACGTAAGACGGACGGCCATGGTGGCGGTGGCGGGGACGGCGGCAGATGGGGCGGCCCGGGTGTCGGCGTCGTCGTCGACGTCCCGTGGGAAGCCATGGGTTATGGCAACCAGCCGGCTGCTGATCCTGCCCCAAATCGCTGTCGCGAAGCACGTCACGCTTGCTTCGACCAGTGGGGAACGGATGGCCGGGGGTACGGCCAGTGCATGCGGGCCAACGGTTGCTGATCGACGAGCTAACTCGCTAGCTCAAAGCCTCGCGCTACGCAGAAAAGCTTGGGCAAAAACGAGGTGAGAGGCGGTGTGCCGCTCACCTCATTGATCGTCAAGCGACAGGCTTGTGCGTGCGCTTCGATACGAGGTGCTTATGCGTATGCTTCGACGCGTAGTGCTTCTTGCCGGGCTTCGAGGCAATGTGTTTGTGGCTGTGCTTGGAAGCATAGTGCTTTCCAGACTTATGGATCGCATGGGCCTGATGATGGGAATGATGCGAATGCTTCACGACCTTCTCGGCTGCGCCTGCAACGCCTGCGCCAAGCATCATCGCGACTGCGGCCATCGCCACTGTCATAGCTGTCTTCATTTTTTGGCTCCTAAGTTTTGAAACGTCATATCGACGTGGTGCCCAGGTCATAAGGCGCTTTGCCTGTCACATAGATGAACGAATGAGCCGTTTTGACATACAGTTTCGTAAGGTGAGTACGGTCGTTAATTAGAGGTTTATTCCGCCGAGAGAGAAGCTCTTAGGATCAGTTATCTCTCGCGCAATAGCCTAGCCCTCGGCGGGTCTCGATTATTTTCACCCCGAGCTTTCTTCTGAGGCGCAGAATGAGCGCCTCAATGGCGTTGGCTTCGCGCGGCTCATCGTTGCGATAGAGTCGATCGCCGAGTTCCGTGCCGGGCACCACGCGACCCTTGTGATGAAGCAGATAGCTGAGCAGCCGGTATTCCAGGCCCGATAGGCGGATTGGACGGCCTTCAACCGCGACCCTCATCGTGCTGGTGTCGAGCACCACGTCGCCTGCCGTTAGATGCGGCGCCGAATACCCATGCTTCCTGCGCAAAACTGCCCGGGCGCGAGCAATCATTTCCTCCATCTGAAACGGCTTCGTCAGAAAATCGTCGGCGCCCAGGTTGATGGTTTCGACGCGGGTCGACCATCCGTCTTTTGCGGCCATTGCGATTACGGCCATGTCGCGGCCTTGCTTTCGCCAGCGGCGCAACACGGTGAGGCCGTCAAGCTGAGGAAGTACCAGATCCAGGAAAACAACGTCGAAGTCTTCCGTCGCTCCGAGGAACCACGCATCTTCGCCTTGCCTACAAACTTCCACGACGAAGCCAGCGGCAGATAAACTCGATGCCATGACCTGCGCTGTGATGACATCATCCTCGACGACGAGTGTCCGCATGTTCATTCCGAGTCCGGGTATCGAGGGCCGCTTCCCTGCCCTCAATTAGAAGCGATCACTTATAACTTTGGTCGCTGAGGACGCGTTCAGCTTCAGTGCCGATGATTATTGATACCTAGAGGCGCTGCGCTCTGCATCGGGCGGTAGACGAAGCATCATCGCCCAAAGGTCTTAGCTCGGCGGGACGAAGGTCTGACGCCAAGTGCAAGCGTTTACCCAGTGAGCGAACGCTTTTTCAAAGGCTGTCATCACCGATCAACGCAGGCCTCTTCAATTCGACTCGCGGCTGGTCGGCGAGACTTCCAGAACCTTGGCGTACCGTCTTCGACCTAGGTCTCAGTTGGCTTCTTCCAAAGTCGGACCGAAACGACCCAACAGGATCAGCAAAATCGCAGCCCGTTCGACCGTACCAGCCGCACGCTATCCGCTTTAGCGTCAAAGTTGGAGCAATCCGCGCTCCGGACAATTCGTGTTCCGCTTCGGCTGGCGCCGCACCGGAATGG includes:
- a CDS encoding response regulator transcription factor; this encodes MNMRTLVVEDDVITAQVMASSLSAAGFVVEVCRQGEDAWFLGATEDFDVVFLDLVLPQLDGLTVLRRWRKQGRDMAVIAMAAKDGWSTRVETINLGADDFLTKPFQMEEMIARARAVLRRKHGYSAPHLTAGDVVLDTSTMRVAVEGRPIRLSGLEYRLLSYLLHHKGRVVPGTELGDRLYRNDEPREANAIEALILRLRRKLGVKIIETRRGLGYCARDN